A region of Micromonospora chokoriensis DNA encodes the following proteins:
- a CDS encoding Crp/Fnr family transcriptional regulator: protein MDEVLARSGIFQGVDPEAAEALAKEMETIEVRKGEIVFNEGEPGDSLYILLSGKIKVGRRAADGRQNLIAVMGPSDMVGELSLFDPGPRTATATAVTDTRLVRLRKQALRPWLNNRPEIAEQLLRVLARRLRRTNDSLADLIFTDVPGRVAKNLLQMAGRFGTRDGGVLRVTHDLTQEEIAQLVGASRETVNKALADFASRGWLRLDGKSIIILDPERLARRARV, encoded by the coding sequence ATGGACGAGGTACTGGCCCGCAGCGGGATCTTCCAGGGTGTCGACCCGGAAGCTGCCGAGGCGCTTGCCAAGGAGATGGAGACGATCGAGGTCCGCAAGGGCGAGATCGTCTTCAATGAGGGCGAGCCCGGCGACAGTCTCTATATCCTGCTGTCCGGGAAGATCAAGGTTGGTCGCCGCGCAGCGGACGGCCGGCAGAACCTGATCGCGGTCATGGGGCCGTCGGACATGGTGGGTGAGCTGTCGCTCTTCGACCCTGGTCCGCGTACGGCGACCGCTACCGCGGTGACCGACACCCGGTTGGTGCGACTGCGCAAGCAGGCGCTGCGACCGTGGTTGAACAACCGCCCGGAGATCGCCGAGCAGTTGCTCCGGGTGCTCGCCCGGAGGCTGCGTCGGACGAACGACTCGCTCGCCGACCTGATCTTCACGGACGTGCCGGGTCGGGTCGCCAAGAACCTGCTCCAGATGGCCGGGCGGTTCGGCACCCGCGACGGCGGCGTCCTGCGGGTGACCCACGACCTCACCCAGGAGGAGATCGCCCAGCTCGTCGGCGCCTCGCGCGAGACGGTCAACAAGGCGCTGGCCGACTTCGCCTCGCGCGGATGGCTTCGGCTGGACGGCAAGAGCATCATCATCCTGGACCCGGAGCGCCTGGCCCGCCGCGCCCGCGTCTGA
- a CDS encoding adenosylcobinamide amidohydrolase translates to MLSEPTLTSRAEDGRDIPLLFWRATAPLRTVSSGPLGGGIGIRRWVLNATVPMSYDSGDPAAHLAALAADLALDGPGVGLLTGVHVGEVVARTDTGVRVWATVGLGTPVLAAAPTPAALVQRVGTVNIVVYVPARLADSALVNAVATATEAKTQAISELGLPGTGTPTDAVTVLCPVDGPEAAYGGPRSSWGAPLARAVHAAVLAGGSQPVVPWSEQVGA, encoded by the coding sequence GTGCTGAGCGAGCCGACTCTGACCAGCCGTGCCGAGGACGGGCGGGACATTCCACTGCTCTTCTGGCGCGCGACCGCGCCCCTGCGGACCGTCAGCAGCGGCCCGCTGGGCGGTGGCATCGGGATCCGGCGGTGGGTGCTGAACGCGACCGTACCCATGTCGTACGACAGTGGTGACCCCGCCGCGCACCTGGCGGCGCTCGCCGCCGACCTGGCCCTCGACGGGCCCGGGGTCGGCCTGCTGACCGGGGTGCACGTGGGCGAGGTGGTGGCCCGGACCGACACCGGGGTGCGGGTCTGGGCGACGGTCGGGCTCGGCACGCCGGTGCTCGCGGCCGCGCCGACGCCGGCCGCGCTCGTCCAGCGGGTCGGCACTGTCAACATCGTGGTGTACGTGCCGGCCCGGCTCGCCGACTCGGCACTCGTCAACGCGGTGGCCACGGCGACCGAGGCGAAGACCCAGGCGATCAGCGAGCTCGGGCTGCCCGGGACGGGCACCCCGACCGACGCGGTCACCGTGCTGTGCCCGGTCGACGGTCCGGAGGCCGCCTACGGGGGGCCGCGCTCCAGTTGGGGCGCCCCGCTGGCTCGTGCGGTGCACGCGGCGGTGCTCGCCGGAGGCTCCCAACCGGTCGTGCCCTGGTCAGAGCAGGTTGGCGCCTGA
- a CDS encoding CapA family protein encodes MYAPAPLASRPRRRVALSLAALLAALLVAGCSDAGGEAPVWQPGAGGGGTGAPVGTAEPGATGPAASGAGDAISLSATGDIIMGNAPSRLPAGGGKGFFTSVTEALKADVVMGNLEEPLTVDTGTGKCGANSTRCFQFRAPPEYAAHLRDAGFDVLNQANNHGYDYGPKGYENTQKALEKYDLKHTGAPDQITVVDVKGVKVAVAGFSSYVWSNSLVDIAKAKTVVAKAATMADLVVVQVHMGAEGAEKTRVKPGTEMFLGENRGDPVKFSHAMIDAGADLIVGHGPHVLRGMEFYKGRLIAYSLGNFAGGGNSLNNDGRLGWGGVLKVSLKPDGSWAGGSFTSTYMNDAGKPTMDPNKRGLGLITELSSADFPKAGARLDGQGKISPPTAG; translated from the coding sequence ATGTATGCTCCCGCCCCCCTCGCGTCCCGACCGCGTCGCCGTGTCGCCCTGAGCCTCGCCGCACTGCTGGCCGCCCTGCTCGTCGCCGGCTGCTCCGATGCGGGTGGCGAGGCTCCCGTATGGCAACCCGGTGCCGGTGGCGGTGGCACCGGCGCGCCGGTTGGCACTGCCGAACCGGGCGCCACCGGGCCAGCGGCCTCCGGTGCCGGCGACGCGATCTCGCTCTCCGCCACCGGCGACATCATCATGGGCAACGCGCCGAGCCGGCTGCCCGCCGGCGGTGGGAAGGGCTTCTTCACCTCGGTCACCGAGGCGCTGAAGGCCGACGTGGTGATGGGCAACCTGGAAGAGCCGTTGACGGTGGACACCGGCACCGGCAAGTGCGGAGCCAACTCCACCCGGTGCTTCCAGTTCCGAGCCCCGCCGGAGTACGCGGCACACCTGCGCGACGCCGGATTCGACGTGCTCAACCAGGCCAACAACCACGGGTACGACTACGGGCCGAAGGGCTACGAGAACACCCAGAAGGCGCTGGAGAAGTACGACCTGAAGCACACCGGCGCTCCCGACCAGATCACAGTGGTCGACGTCAAGGGGGTCAAGGTCGCCGTCGCCGGCTTCTCGTCGTACGTCTGGTCGAACAGCCTCGTCGACATCGCCAAGGCGAAGACGGTGGTCGCCAAGGCCGCCACCATGGCCGACCTGGTCGTGGTGCAGGTGCACATGGGCGCTGAGGGAGCGGAGAAGACCCGGGTGAAGCCGGGCACCGAGATGTTCCTGGGCGAGAACCGGGGCGACCCGGTCAAGTTCTCCCACGCCATGATCGACGCCGGAGCCGACCTGATCGTCGGGCACGGGCCGCACGTGCTGCGCGGGATGGAGTTCTACAAGGGGCGCCTCATCGCGTACAGCCTGGGCAACTTCGCCGGCGGCGGCAACTCCCTGAACAACGACGGTCGCCTCGGCTGGGGCGGCGTGCTGAAGGTGTCGCTGAAGCCGGACGGCAGCTGGGCCGGCGGCTCGTTCACCTCGACGTACATGAACGACGCCGGCAAGCCGACGATGGACCCGAACAAGAGGGGCCT